The DNA sequence AAACTGGTTTTCTCGAAATCATTTTTATATGTAAAAAATTGGATGCCATTGGGTTCCATTATTGCTTTGTCTGTGGGAAATATGAAATATTTTACATACTTTTTAGGCAATTGTGAAATTATTTACATAATAATGAAGCTGGATTTGTGTAACACTTATCAACGATAAAAGGTATCATCTTAATAGGCATTAAGCTATAATAGCATAACTGATTAAAATTATAAATAAAATTTAAACGGGCAAATTAGTCAAAAAAATAATACCAGTGCTTGATCTAACTGGCATATCTCTTGCTGATATCTATTCCAAAAGTGTTTAATATTTTGAAATTTGATTTTTGCAAGAGGAGAGATTGCATGAAGAAAGTTTTAATTGTTTTGCTTGTTTCAATTTTAGCAATCGTTTTAATAAATTTTGTTTTCACCGGAAACGTTTTTTCATTACCTCCCCCCAATCTAATTAGCACTTTTTATAAAGATTCTAACGTCTCCATTCCCGAACCTGCCACAATGTTTCTGCTTGGCATAGGTCTGATTGGTATAGCTGGTTTCGGAAGAAAGAAACTATTTAAAAAGTAATAAAAACATTATTAAAATGCATAACAAAAAAGCCGTTCGGAGAAACACCCGAGCGGTTTTTATTTTTGTAAAGTTTTCCTGTCCTAGCTACCACGACGATCTGTGTTATTTCTTCTTTCCGGAATATGGAGAGAATATTGAAATTGCCTACGATTTCCGACTGCCCGCCGCCCAACGCCTCTTTTTTCCGCGATATGATATGTATAATCAAATTTACGGCGTTCTCTTGCTTTCCATCGATTGCTACTTCTTCTTTCCGGAATACAAAATGAATACCTGAACATTCGACACTCCCGGCTTGTTCTAATACTTCGGAATCCAGAGCTCTTTAATTTTGGCATTATAAAGTGATTTCTCATAACGATTATTAATAGATCAGGAAAATTAAAGGAAAAGCGCAAGATTTAGAATTTTGATGAACGCGTAAAAAGCCTTTAATCGCCGGATGACGTCGTAGAAAGGCTTATATACAAGGCGTAGTGGTTTTTCAGGGACGAGACTATACAAATAGTATGTCGAGTTTCTGAAAAAACGCTACAACGCAGTAGATGAGACTTTCTGCGCCGTCATCAGAATTTTGGAGGACGTTCGATATTAAGATCACTGATCTTATATAATAGCGTCTTATAACTTATTTTCAAAATTTTGGCGGCTTTGCTTCGATTCCAATCTGTCCTGCCCAAAACATAAGAGATCGCCTCTTTTTCAACCTTGTCAAGAGTCCTTTTCTTTATTTCTTTAAGGGAAAATGAGTCAAGATCAGGTGGAGAACCGACTGCAGAATTGAGTATATCAGAGACAATTGAATGCTCTTTTGAAGATGTCTCTGCAACTGCCAAATCGTCTGTGGCATAGCTGCTGTGTGTAAGTTCACTAACAATTTCTTCCCAATTGCCCATCACCAGAATTCGTTTCAGCACATTCTGAAGTTCTCTAACATTTCCAGGCCAATGGTATTTTTTCAGCTTTTCGATTAAGCTGTAATCGGGCTTTACCTCAGTATTTTTAAATCGAGGCGAGTATTTTCTTAAAAAATGATCTATCAGAACCGGGATATCTTCCGGTCTTTCGCGAAGAGGGGAAATATAGATTTTTATAATGTTCAGCCGAAAGTACAGGTCTTCCCTGAACTTTTCATTTTTAATGTCTTTCTCAAGTTCATGGTTGGTGGCGGCTAATATCCAAGTATCTGTTTTTAAATCTTTTTCAGAGCCCAAGCGGGAAAATTCCCCACTTTGAAGAACATGGAGAAGTTTTGCTTGAAGAGAAATGGACATATCGCCGATTTCATCCAATAGTAAAACTCCTCCATGAGCCATTTCGAATTTTCCGCGTCTTCTGCGTTCAGCTCCGGTAAAAGCTCCCTGTTCAAAACCGAAAAGTTCACTTTCAAGCAGCCCGTCCGGTAGTGCAGCGCAGTTGATTTTAACAAAGGGCTTTCCTTTCCTGGGTGACTTCTGGTAAAGGTTTTGTGCAACCACCTCTTTGCCGACACCACTTTCTCCGCAAATAATTATATTCAAACCTGTGTCGGCAACGTGATTTATAAGCTCTTTTGTTTTAACTAAATTAGCGCTTACACCGATTAAGGGAGAAATTTTTTGCAAATTGTTATTCATATATCAAGCCCTATTTTTTCTTGAAAGTAAATCAAGAACGAAACCTTCCAGTTCATCAAGCTGTAATGGCTTTGACAGTATCAGGTCGGCATTTGCTTCTGAAGCCAGTGATTCGGGATGTTCACCCCATCCTGTAATTGCGATGACCGGCGTATCGGGATTTTTTTTCTTTATAATAGAGATAACAGCAACCCCGCTGATATTGGGCATTACAAGATCAGTTATTACCAGATCAAACCCTTTTTTATCAGATTCGAACAGTTTAAGTCCGTCAAGGCCGTTAAGTGAAGAGACAACCTCATAATTTTTCTTACTGAAAAACGCATGAAGCATGGTTAGGGTTTCTTCGTTGTCGTCAATAATGAGCAATTTGTATGGTTTATCCATTTTTAGCCTCTTATTGGGTTATTGTTTGCAACCCCGGAGGAATAACTCCTTGGGATTCTACCCGATGGAATAAAAATAAATTCAATTGGACCCCGATATGGTAGATTTACGCTATAATATCGGCTGACAAGCCCGCTTTGCTTCCACAGACAGAGTATGCTATTTCCAATTACATTGAATTCTAGTCTTTCGTCATTTGCCTTATTAAAATGGCTATTGAATATGATAAACCGATAGGTTGCAGTTAAATTAGATTATAGAGCGTTTTGGGATGTATAATGTTCACATTTGGTGAATACCATGGTGGTATCAACCTCTGAATTCAGGTTTCAACAGGAAACCATGAGCATAGTAGTTAATGTGCTCTCTAAATTTTATAAAGTATTTACATGAAATTAGCAAGTATATTATTTGAAATGAGTTGGCATAACTTTACACAATATTAATGAAATAATATTCACATTATAGGAAAATATTTTCTCATTATTTTACTAATCAAATCAACAAATGACAAATCAATTTAATTTTAACAAAAAATTATCTATATTGAAAGCATTATTTTATCAATAAATAGCAACACTTTTCGAATAGTATTGATCATATTTGTTTAAAAATCGGGTTAATTGATAATATTCTGCATTTTGGCATAGGACTTGCTTTTGCAATTCGCACCTTAAGCTTGCCGTACTTTAAAAATTAAATGCCTTAGTAAATAATTTTAAAAGAAGATTACGTATCATGCTTTTTTTCACCGAAGAGTCTCAAAGTACGCAAAGAATCTTTTTTTATTGTTTTCCGCTGAGCCCCGCTATCTGAAGCTGGATAAAAGGGCGGAAAGCTATAAGGAATTCATCTCTATGAGAAAAAATTAGATATAAAAACATGTAGTTGTAACAATATAAATGCTGATTGATTTTTCTTTGCCGTCCTTCCTGTCCGCCGGTAATTTTGGTGGATCAACGGCAAAGAAATAAATTTCTTACTTTGCGAACTCAGCGTCTTGAGCGAAGCCCCGCTTAGCGCGGGACAAGCCGGGCGGTTAAAGAAACCTATATGGAATACGCTATGTTATGTATATAGCCATGGATAGGCTTACAGTCCATTGCAATAAGGGTTGAATGATGAAAAACTCTTTTTTCCCTATGAGCTGTTCATGCAACTGACTACAAACAACCGACAACAAACAAGTGTCAACAAGCAATTTATCCTCTTCTAATAAGATTAGAGAAAAAAATGTTAAACAAGTGCCCAACGATAGTCGGGAACAATCCGGAAATAGTTAAAATAAGAGAGATGATTCCGGAACTTAGCCGTTCCAGCGAAACGGTTCTTCTAAAAGGTGAAAAAGGGACGGGCAAAGAACTTATTGCAAAAGTTATACAGCACAAGTCCGCCAGAGCGAAAAATCCGTTTATAAAAGTAAACTGTTCTGCATTATCAAACCAAATGTCTGAAATTGAACTTCTCGGGAGAAATGTAAAGGCGATTAAAGATTTAAAGCAGCGTAAAAAGGGAATTTTTTCAGTTGCAGACACAGGAACTCTCTTTTTCAATGAGATTGGACAGTTGCCGCCTGCGTATCAGGCTGAACTTATGATTCTGAAAGAAAACCTTATGTCAAAAACCATGGCTAAAACAGAAGAAAAAGTTGACGTCCGAGTAATTGCCTCTACCAGTACTGATCTTGAGTCATTAGTTCGGAAAGGAGCTTTTCTGCAAAAACTTTATTACAGACTAAATGCGGTCAGCATAATAATACCGCCACTGAGATACAGGTTGGAGGATATACCATTTATAGCTGATTTTTTTACTGATAAATACTGTGCAGAATTAGGCAAAAAACATTTCAAGTTGTCGCAAAAAACAAAAAGTGAATTTTTCAATTATCATTGGCCGGGTAATATTTTGGAACTAGAGAACCTGGTAAAAGGTGCAGTGGCACTCGGTAATGAAGATCACTTAATTTTTCAACATAAATGGAAAGACAGGAAAAATGAATATACACATAATTTTAATGAGTTAACAGATATAAAAAAACATAAAAAGAGTTCAGGCGATTTACCCTTAAAGGATATTTGCAGGGAAATTATTGCGCAGGCAGAACAGAAACTTTTGAAACAGGCCCTTGAGAAGACAAACTGGAACAGAAAAAAGGCAGCAATGATGCTGCATATCAGTTACAAGTCACTGTTGAACAAAATAAAGGCATACAATCTTACCTAAAAAGGACTATAAGAAAATGCGAAATCCCACAGAAACAATTAAACCTAAAGAGATCATCGAGATAGTTTTAAGACGCCGCTGGTACATTATCATACCGTTTTGCTTATTAATGATTGCAGGGATATGTGCCGTATTTGTTCTGCCTAAGATTTACACTTCAAGCACCTTAATTCTAATACAATCTCAGAAAGTGCCTGAAGAATTTGTCCGGTCTCTTGTTTCTGCTGATCTTGATTCCAGAATAAATACCATATCCCAGCAA is a window from the Thermodesulfobacteriota bacterium genome containing:
- a CDS encoding PEP-CTERM sorting domain-containing protein gives rise to the protein MKKVLIVLLVSILAIVLINFVFTGNVFSLPPPNLISTFYKDSNVSIPEPATMFLLGIGLIGIAGFGRKKLFKK
- a CDS encoding sigma-54 dependent transcriptional regulator, giving the protein MNNNLQKISPLIGVSANLVKTKELINHVADTGLNIIICGESGVGKEVVAQNLYQKSPRKGKPFVKINCAALPDGLLESELFGFEQGAFTGAERRRRGKFEMAHGGVLLLDEIGDMSISLQAKLLHVLQSGEFSRLGSEKDLKTDTWILAATNHELEKDIKNEKFREDLYFRLNIIKIYISPLRERPEDIPVLIDHFLRKYSPRFKNTEVKPDYSLIEKLKKYHWPGNVRELQNVLKRILVMGNWEEIVSELTHSSYATDDLAVAETSSKEHSIVSDILNSAVGSPPDLDSFSLKEIKKRTLDKVEKEAISYVLGRTDWNRSKAAKILKISYKTLLYKISDLNIERPPKF
- a CDS encoding response regulator, which translates into the protein MDKPYKLLIIDDNEETLTMLHAFFSKKNYEVVSSLNGLDGLKLFESDKKGFDLVITDLVMPNISGVAVISIIKKKNPDTPVIAITGWGEHPESLASEANADLILSKPLQLDELEGFVLDLLSRKNRA
- a CDS encoding sigma 54-interacting transcriptional regulator yields the protein MLNKCPTIVGNNPEIVKIREMIPELSRSSETVLLKGEKGTGKELIAKVIQHKSARAKNPFIKVNCSALSNQMSEIELLGRNVKAIKDLKQRKKGIFSVADTGTLFFNEIGQLPPAYQAELMILKENLMSKTMAKTEEKVDVRVIASTSTDLESLVRKGAFLQKLYYRLNAVSIIIPPLRYRLEDIPFIADFFTDKYCAELGKKHFKLSQKTKSEFFNYHWPGNILELENLVKGAVALGNEDHLIFQHKWKDRKNEYTHNFNELTDIKKHKKSSGDLPLKDICREIIAQAEQKLLKQALEKTNWNRKKAAMMLHISYKSLLNKIKAYNLT